From one Halosimplex rubrum genomic stretch:
- a CDS encoding aldo/keto reductase, with amino-acid sequence MPTDALPRIGLGTYSDDDRGQWRDNVATALDEGYRHVDTAQDYDNETYVGEGIADAAVDREDVFVATKLAAGNLAYADVLETAAASRDRLGVDAIDLLYVHWPADSYDPDETLRALDELRDEGVVRHVGLSNFTPDLLDEARDSLDAPVAAHQVECHPLLQQDELRAYAREHDHWLVAYSPLAQGAVFDVPAVREVAEKHDATPATVSLAWLCSKDNVAVVPKASSREHMRQNVAARDLELDDEDIARIDDVEREHRVIDPAFGPWNA; translated from the coding sequence ATGCCGACCGACGCGCTCCCACGGATCGGGCTGGGCACGTACTCCGACGACGACCGCGGTCAGTGGCGCGACAACGTCGCGACCGCCCTCGACGAGGGGTACCGCCACGTCGACACCGCTCAGGACTACGACAACGAGACCTACGTCGGCGAGGGGATCGCCGACGCCGCCGTCGACCGCGAGGACGTCTTCGTCGCGACGAAGCTCGCCGCCGGCAACCTCGCCTACGCGGACGTGCTCGAGACGGCCGCGGCGAGCCGCGACCGCCTCGGCGTCGACGCAATCGACCTGCTGTACGTCCACTGGCCGGCCGACAGCTACGACCCCGACGAGACGCTGCGGGCGCTCGACGAACTGCGCGACGAGGGCGTCGTCCGCCACGTCGGGCTGTCGAACTTCACGCCCGACCTGCTCGACGAGGCCCGCGACTCCCTCGACGCACCGGTCGCCGCCCACCAGGTCGAGTGCCATCCTCTCCTCCAGCAGGACGAACTGCGTGCCTACGCCCGCGAACACGACCACTGGCTGGTCGCCTACTCCCCGCTCGCGCAGGGCGCGGTGTTCGACGTGCCCGCCGTCCGCGAGGTGGCAGAGAAACACGACGCCACGCCCGCGACGGTGTCGCTCGCCTGGCTCTGCTCGAAGGACAACGTCGCCGTCGTCCCCAAGGCCAGCAGCCGCGAGCACATGCGCCAGAACGTCGCCGCTCGCGACCTCGAACTCGACGACGAGGATATCGCCCGCATCGACGACGTCGAGCGCGAGCACCGCGTCATCGACCCCGCGTTCGGCCCCTGGAACGCGTAG
- a CDS encoding YihY/virulence factor BrkB family protein, which yields MQPESVGERARAGGREAVAVGRAVVALVREREVTFLAAGIAYYAFVSLLPALLLLLVVASTLGGPELAAEVVAATGSALSPVGQDLVRSTLVDAAGATPATLVGVALLAWSTLKVFRGLDIAFSRIYGTEAAESMVGKVRDAAVALGAVGFGLAALVGVGVAVSYAGVALAGSLGTVALVVVLSVVFFPLFVIFPDTDADLREALPGTVFAAVGWTLLGTGFRLYAGMAGQFDVYGVLGVVLLLVTWYYAGATVLLVGAAVNAVLADRGRRTTNTKGEPGDSGGTRP from the coding sequence GTGCAACCGGAGTCGGTCGGCGAGCGGGCGCGAGCGGGCGGCCGGGAAGCGGTCGCCGTCGGCAGGGCCGTCGTCGCGCTCGTGCGCGAGCGGGAAGTCACCTTCCTGGCGGCGGGCATCGCCTACTACGCGTTCGTGTCGCTGCTGCCGGCGCTGCTGCTGTTGCTGGTCGTGGCGTCGACGCTGGGCGGCCCGGAACTGGCCGCCGAGGTCGTGGCGGCGACCGGGAGCGCGCTCTCGCCGGTTGGCCAGGACCTGGTGCGGTCGACGCTGGTCGACGCCGCGGGGGCGACGCCGGCGACGCTCGTCGGCGTCGCGCTGCTCGCCTGGAGCACGCTGAAGGTGTTCCGCGGGCTGGACATCGCGTTCTCGCGGATCTACGGGACGGAGGCGGCGGAGTCGATGGTGGGCAAAGTGCGTGACGCGGCGGTCGCGCTGGGCGCGGTCGGGTTCGGGCTGGCGGCGCTCGTGGGCGTCGGCGTCGCCGTCAGCTACGCCGGGGTCGCGCTGGCCGGCTCCCTCGGAACCGTCGCCCTGGTCGTCGTGTTGAGCGTCGTCTTCTTCCCGCTGTTCGTGATCTTCCCCGACACCGACGCCGACCTCCGCGAGGCGCTCCCGGGGACCGTCTTCGCGGCGGTCGGCTGGACGCTGCTGGGGACCGGATTCCGGCTCTACGCGGGGATGGCCGGCCAGTTCGACGTGTACGGGGTGTTGGGGGTCGTCCTGTTGCTGGTGACGTGGTACTACGCGGGGGCGACGGTCCTGTTGGTGGGGGCGGCGGTGAACGCGGTGTTGGCCGACCGGGGGCGCCGGACCACCAACACCAAGGGGGAGCCAGGCGACAGTGGAGGTACGCGCCCATGA
- a CDS encoding glucuronyl esterase domain-containing protein has product MSRDDDELPPPSRCRPTDELPPLLEFRDGSPVETAADWRERRAELRRSLRHYVYGYAPDPPEIETATERTADVLDGAATLVETEIAFAALPADAPSITLAVFLPSDAVDAGRSVPVLLGLNWRGNHAAVDDPAVTITDTAREHGGRGDGAAERGVAADYWCVDQILSRGYGFATYQLADVDPDSGDPADGIRPYYDDDLPGPPGTEWGVLAAWAWGLQRCVDALRPMEAVRAGEIAVLGHSRCGKAALLAGATDERVGLVAPHQSGTGGTALDRDNDQEGIGDITGMFPGWFADTYAAFDGQVDRLPVDSHSLAALVAPRPLIDTAGARDYWTNPGRALDAVRAAEPVWELLGAEGIGDDLPLYGDDAIGDETVGSLCHYRRETGHTLNEGYLDAVLDFADVHFDGG; this is encoded by the coding sequence GTGTCCCGAGACGACGACGAGTTACCCCCGCCGTCGCGGTGTCGGCCGACCGACGAGTTGCCCCCGCTTCTCGAGTTCCGCGACGGCTCCCCCGTCGAGACCGCCGCCGACTGGCGCGAGCGCCGGGCGGAACTCCGCCGGTCGCTCCGCCACTACGTCTACGGCTACGCGCCCGACCCACCGGAGATCGAGACGGCGACCGAGCGCACCGCGGACGTTCTCGACGGTGCGGCGACGCTCGTCGAGACCGAGATCGCGTTCGCGGCCCTGCCGGCCGACGCGCCCTCGATAACCCTCGCCGTCTTCCTGCCGAGCGACGCCGTCGACGCCGGTCGGTCTGTCCCGGTCCTGCTGGGGTTGAACTGGCGGGGCAACCACGCCGCCGTCGACGACCCGGCGGTCACGATCACCGACACCGCCCGCGAACACGGCGGCCGCGGGGACGGGGCCGCCGAGCGCGGCGTCGCCGCCGACTACTGGTGCGTCGACCAGATCCTCTCGCGGGGCTACGGCTTCGCCACCTACCAACTCGCCGATGTCGACCCCGACAGCGGCGACCCCGCCGACGGGATCCGCCCGTACTACGACGACGATCTGCCCGGCCCGCCGGGTACCGAGTGGGGTGTCCTCGCGGCGTGGGCCTGGGGGCTCCAGCGCTGTGTCGACGCGCTCCGTCCGATGGAGGCGGTCCGCGCCGGCGAGATCGCCGTCCTCGGCCACTCCCGCTGTGGCAAGGCTGCGCTGCTGGCGGGCGCGACCGACGAGCGGGTCGGCCTCGTCGCGCCCCACCAGTCGGGGACGGGCGGGACGGCGCTCGACCGCGACAACGATCAGGAGGGGATCGGCGACATCACCGGGATGTTCCCGGGGTGGTTCGCCGACACCTACGCGGCCTTCGACGGCCAGGTCGACCGGCTCCCCGTCGACAGCCACTCCCTCGCCGCGCTCGTCGCGCCCCGCCCGCTCATCGATACCGCGGGCGCCCGCGACTACTGGACTAACCCCGGCCGCGCCCTGGACGCCGTCCGCGCCGCCGAGCCCGTCTGGGAACTGCTCGGCGCCGAGGGGATCGGCGACGACCTCCCGCTGTACGGTGATGACGCGATCGGCGACGAGACCGTCGGTTCGCTCTGTCACTACCGCCGCGAGACCGGTCACACCCTGAACGAGGGGTATCTCGACGCCGTCCTCGACTTCGCCGACGTACACTTCGACGGCGGCTAG
- a CDS encoding PHP domain-containing protein, whose translation MAQGGASTDGESRVDLHVKVLDEGVVRRAKAVGLDAIVYAPHFTHLSTIRERAARFSDDDLLVVPGREYFTGKWSTRKHVLAVDPDEPVPDFLSFEDTMAEIAGHDAAVLVPHPEFLTLSMTEGDIAGHADDIDAVEVYNPKHWPWDDRRAREIARESGLPTFLSSYAHLTATIGEAWVAFDRPVDTASDLVAALRSGAPRRMYHRDGFVHQLKRRVEFAHLGWENSHDKFKRVVLPGDEPTHPAGDYPDRFADMNAYGSDGGLL comes from the coding sequence ATGGCTCAGGGTGGCGCATCGACCGACGGGGAGTCCCGCGTCGACCTCCACGTCAAGGTCTTGGACGAGGGGGTCGTCCGCCGGGCCAAGGCCGTCGGCCTCGACGCCATCGTCTACGCCCCCCACTTCACCCACCTCTCGACGATCCGCGAGCGCGCCGCTCGCTTCTCCGACGACGACCTCCTGGTGGTGCCCGGCCGGGAGTACTTCACCGGCAAGTGGTCCACCCGCAAGCACGTCCTCGCCGTCGACCCCGACGAACCGGTCCCCGACTTCCTCAGCTTCGAGGACACCATGGCCGAGATCGCCGGCCACGACGCCGCCGTGCTGGTCCCTCACCCCGAGTTCCTCACGCTCAGCATGACCGAAGGGGACATCGCCGGCCACGCCGACGACATCGACGCCGTCGAGGTGTACAACCCGAAACACTGGCCGTGGGACGACCGCCGCGCCCGCGAGATCGCCCGCGAGTCGGGGCTGCCGACCTTCCTCTCGTCGTACGCCCACCTCACGGCCACGATCGGCGAGGCCTGGGTCGCCTTCGACCGCCCCGTCGACACCGCGTCCGACCTCGTCGCGGCGCTGCGCTCGGGCGCCCCCCGCCGGATGTACCACCGCGACGGCTTCGTCCACCAGCTCAAACGGCGCGTCGAGTTCGCCCATCTGGGCTGGGAGAACTCCCACGACAAGTTCAAGCGCGTCGTCCTCCCCGGCGACGAGCCGACCCACCCCGCCGGCGACTACCCCGACCGCTTCGCCGACATGAACGCCTACGGGAGCGACGGCGGCCTCCTCTAG
- a CDS encoding polyprenyl synthetase family protein: MEYLESRRGRVEERLEATLDAVEPDELGDEVRHVVLSGGKRVRPTVTVLVCEALGGDVDTAVEFAVGIELVHSASLVVDDIIDRSELRRGTPSAWAEFGHGPAIIASDGLLGEAFALFSSNERAMQAVSESMVELGEGEATELVAQPASEAEYMELARRKTGALFRAAAELGAIAAEADAYTVENFGKYAERVGVAFQMRDDVLDATADSEELGKPTGHDAAMERPSLVQVADLSPEEANDRAHEQSQVALDALGSVDAEDSKAMDYLRDLAEFVVVRER, from the coding sequence ATGGAGTACCTGGAGAGTCGTCGGGGACGCGTCGAGGAACGGCTGGAGGCGACCCTCGACGCCGTCGAACCCGACGAACTCGGCGACGAGGTCCGCCACGTCGTCCTCTCGGGAGGCAAACGGGTGCGGCCGACGGTGACGGTGCTGGTCTGCGAGGCGCTGGGCGGCGACGTCGATACCGCCGTGGAGTTCGCGGTCGGCATCGAACTCGTCCACAGCGCGTCGCTGGTCGTCGACGACATCATCGACCGCTCCGAGCTGCGCCGCGGGACGCCCTCGGCGTGGGCGGAGTTCGGCCACGGCCCCGCGATCATCGCCAGCGACGGCCTGCTCGGCGAGGCGTTCGCCCTCTTCTCTTCGAACGAGCGGGCGATGCAGGCCGTCTCCGAGTCGATGGTCGAACTCGGCGAGGGCGAGGCGACCGAACTCGTCGCCCAGCCGGCCAGCGAAGCGGAGTACATGGAGCTCGCCCGCCGGAAGACCGGCGCGCTGTTCCGCGCCGCGGCGGAACTCGGGGCGATCGCCGCTGAGGCCGACGCCTACACCGTCGAGAACTTCGGGAAGTACGCCGAGCGCGTCGGCGTCGCCTTCCAGATGCGCGACGACGTGCTCGACGCCACCGCCGACTCGGAAGAGTTGGGCAAGCCCACCGGCCACGACGCCGCCATGGAGCGCCCGTCGCTCGTGCAAGTCGCGGATCTCTCCCCCGAGGAGGCCAACGACCGCGCCCACGAGCAATCGCAAGTGGCGCTCGACGCGCTCGGGTCGGTCGACGCCGAGGACTCGAAAGCGATGGACTACCTGCGCGACCTGGCGGAGTTCGTCGTTGTTCGGGAGCGGTAG
- a CDS encoding DUF7096 domain-containing protein, translating into MSPNRPVLLAVLALLVAAPATQAVAAGSLGTDSGAVPDRALESGAGPPLGASADAAGLSTDTAEQNTSNYLGISDGSVEAADHQRVGLNIGGALQRDVAGLRGRYASLTFEERYENTTGERARSRLLHEEVERLGERVQRLELRRNRLIDDYNAGEIDTREFLRELAALDATARATGDQFARIRSATGLELPSDLDTKMNNLEGDLLSLHGPVRAQLGSAMAGERTSVPAYTVTSQTGTVLSSIERSQYYREAYLGQNREQVGRDRFVTDADPNGVGNAIGRMTQLYPWASLNARSGPTVEPIGNTSIYYVSLRHSHGTLDTYLDGRTESPFRELQTKPLENTPLTATTNTSQGVELTVNRTHATGPMQIVVRDNLTGDALAANVTINGDDVGSTGDDGRLWTLTPKQAVRIEVTTAGGRTVRERFFAN; encoded by the coding sequence ATGTCTCCGAACCGCCCTGTCCTCCTCGCGGTCCTGGCCCTGCTCGTCGCGGCACCGGCGACACAGGCGGTCGCCGCGGGGTCGCTCGGAACCGACTCTGGGGCCGTTCCCGACCGCGCCCTCGAGTCCGGCGCCGGACCGCCGCTGGGCGCGTCGGCCGACGCCGCCGGGCTGTCGACGGACACCGCGGAACAGAACACCTCGAACTATCTCGGGATCAGCGACGGGTCCGTCGAGGCCGCCGACCACCAGCGGGTGGGGCTGAACATCGGTGGCGCCCTCCAGCGGGACGTGGCCGGTCTCCGTGGTCGGTACGCGTCGCTCACGTTCGAAGAGCGCTACGAGAACACGACGGGCGAGCGCGCGCGGTCGAGGCTCCTCCACGAGGAGGTCGAGCGCCTCGGCGAGCGCGTCCAGCGGCTCGAACTCCGTCGGAACCGGCTCATCGACGACTACAACGCCGGCGAGATCGACACCCGCGAGTTCCTGCGGGAGCTGGCGGCGCTCGACGCGACCGCCCGCGCCACCGGCGACCAGTTCGCCCGGATCCGCAGCGCGACGGGGCTCGAACTGCCCTCGGACCTGGACACGAAGATGAACAACCTCGAAGGCGACCTCCTCTCGCTACACGGGCCCGTCCGCGCCCAGCTGGGGAGCGCTATGGCGGGCGAGCGCACGTCCGTCCCCGCCTACACCGTCACGTCCCAGACGGGGACCGTCCTCTCGTCGATCGAGCGGTCGCAGTACTACCGCGAGGCCTATCTCGGCCAGAACCGCGAGCAGGTCGGCCGGGACCGGTTCGTCACGGACGCCGACCCGAACGGGGTCGGAAACGCCATCGGGCGGATGACTCAGCTCTACCCCTGGGCGAGTTTGAACGCTCGCTCCGGACCGACGGTCGAGCCCATCGGCAACACCTCCATCTACTACGTGTCGCTGCGCCACTCCCACGGCACGCTCGACACCTACCTCGACGGACGCACGGAGTCGCCGTTCCGCGAGTTACAGACCAAGCCCCTCGAAAACACGCCCCTGACCGCCACGACCAACACGAGCCAGGGCGTCGAACTGACCGTCAATCGCACGCACGCGACCGGCCCGATGCAGATCGTGGTCAGGGACAACTTGACCGGCGACGCCCTCGCCGCGAACGTCACGATCAACGGCGACGACGTGGGGTCGACCGGCGACGACGGGCGCCTCTGGACGCTCACCCCGAAACAGGCCGTCCGCATCGAAGTGACGACTGCCGGCGGCCGGACCGTCCGCGAACGGTTCTTCGCCAACTGA
- a CDS encoding electron transfer flavoprotein subunit alpha/FixB family protein, protein MTVLAVAEHRRGELRDVSHELAGAGRELADATDSELHLAVVSGDVDAFGEALVREGVDRVHTVDYGEEFNHDVSVQAVEQLAGELDPDYLLVPHTVNGLDYAPAVAERLGLPIVTDAVDMAVDGNLAVTREMYGSKVETTIEVDADRAVVTLRPAEWPQAPTGGDATVEPFDVSIDESAVRSTVTGFEEVAGGDVDISEADVLVSVGRGIEEEDNLDIIRDLAEALDATVSASRPVVDSGWLPKNRQVGQSGKVVTPDVYIAIGISGAVQHVAGMKGADTIIAINTDPNAPIFDIADYGIVDDLFEVVPALTEQFGG, encoded by the coding sequence ATGACGGTCCTGGCCGTCGCCGAACACCGCCGCGGCGAGTTGCGCGACGTGAGCCACGAACTCGCGGGCGCCGGTCGCGAACTGGCCGACGCCACCGACTCGGAGCTACACCTCGCGGTCGTGAGCGGCGACGTGGATGCCTTCGGGGAGGCGTTGGTCCGCGAGGGCGTCGATCGGGTCCACACCGTCGACTACGGCGAGGAGTTCAACCACGACGTGTCCGTCCAGGCCGTCGAGCAGCTTGCGGGCGAACTGGACCCCGACTACCTGCTCGTCCCCCACACCGTCAACGGCCTCGACTACGCGCCCGCCGTGGCCGAGCGGCTGGGCCTGCCGATCGTGACCGACGCCGTCGATATGGCGGTCGACGGTAACCTCGCCGTCACCCGCGAGATGTACGGATCGAAAGTCGAGACGACCATCGAGGTCGACGCCGACCGGGCGGTCGTGACGCTCCGACCCGCGGAGTGGCCCCAGGCGCCGACGGGCGGCGACGCGACCGTCGAGCCCTTCGACGTGAGCATCGACGAGTCCGCGGTGCGCTCGACCGTGACCGGCTTCGAGGAGGTTGCGGGCGGCGACGTGGACATCTCCGAGGCCGACGTGCTCGTCTCGGTCGGCCGGGGCATCGAGGAGGAGGACAACCTCGACATCATCCGGGACCTGGCCGAGGCGCTGGACGCCACCGTCTCGGCCTCGCGTCCGGTCGTCGACAGCGGCTGGCTCCCGAAGAACCGCCAGGTCGGCCAGAGCGGAAAGGTCGTCACGCCCGACGTGTACATCGCCATCGGGATCTCCGGCGCGGTCCAGCACGTGGCGGGGATGAAAGGCGCGGACACGATAATCGCCATCAACACGGACCCCAACGCGCCCATCTTCGACATCGCCGACTACGGCATCGTCGACGACCTGTTCGAGGTCGTGCCGGCGCTGACCGAGCAGTTCGGTGGGTAG
- a CDS encoding ribonuclease BN — protein sequence MTADTGADDDSAAGDERTASPSPGSEEAGVDAEVNELREELDALRTRIDEKTVHRDDIREELRRYVRKRQRRGHATGWGPYLVLLYGTAMTIGAFYYLNNWAAVAAMLVVWLSTLGLYVFMVVLGSFLAAGRKAAGLADLARKFR from the coding sequence ATGACCGCCGACACTGGTGCCGACGACGACTCCGCCGCGGGCGACGAGCGCACGGCCTCCCCGAGTCCGGGGTCGGAAGAGGCGGGGGTTGACGCCGAAGTCAACGAGCTCCGCGAGGAACTGGATGCGCTGCGGACCCGCATCGACGAGAAGACGGTCCACCGCGACGACATCCGCGAGGAGCTCCGCCGCTACGTCCGCAAACGCCAGCGCCGCGGCCACGCGACCGGGTGGGGTCCCTACCTCGTGCTCCTCTACGGCACCGCGATGACCATCGGCGCCTTCTACTACCTGAACAACTGGGCTGCCGTCGCCGCCATGCTCGTCGTCTGGCTCTCGACGCTGGGCCTCTACGTCTTCATGGTCGTCCTCGGCTCGTTCCTCGCCGCCGGCCGCAAGGCCGCCGGACTGGCCGACCTCGCCCGGAAGTTCCGGTAG
- a CDS encoding CDP-alcohol phosphatidyltransferase family protein, which yields MDIDWRARASEVWTVPNLISLSRLPLVAGIVLAVDSPVRYALFALVVLSDGVDGWVARRLDQTTELGALMDPALDKLTALVLVVALFPATGLDAAYLVFFFARDAFVVALVPLVPVLAFETEKVKARLPGKVVTNLQFLAMVAMLVPAVAATEALLWALAVASAVAITDYVVFVAREQTDRGWVNDWRGTAVAAVAVTLTFAVVVRLLLADQLAEALAAL from the coding sequence ATGGACATCGACTGGCGGGCGCGGGCGAGCGAGGTGTGGACCGTCCCGAACCTGATCTCGCTCTCCCGGCTGCCACTCGTGGCGGGGATCGTCCTCGCCGTGGACTCCCCGGTTCGCTACGCGCTGTTCGCGCTCGTCGTCCTCTCGGACGGCGTCGACGGCTGGGTGGCCCGCCGGCTCGACCAGACGACGGAACTCGGCGCGCTCATGGACCCGGCGCTGGACAAGCTCACCGCCCTGGTCCTCGTCGTCGCCCTCTTTCCGGCGACGGGGCTCGACGCCGCCTATCTGGTCTTCTTCTTCGCGCGGGACGCCTTCGTCGTGGCGCTGGTTCCCCTGGTCCCCGTGCTCGCCTTCGAGACCGAGAAGGTGAAAGCGCGGCTGCCGGGGAAGGTCGTCACGAACCTGCAGTTCCTGGCGATGGTGGCGATGCTGGTGCCGGCCGTCGCGGCGACCGAGGCGCTGCTCTGGGCGCTCGCGGTCGCCTCGGCGGTCGCGATCACCGACTACGTCGTCTTCGTGGCGCGCGAGCAGACCGACCGCGGGTGGGTCAACGACTGGCGCGGGACGGCGGTCGCGGCCGTCGCCGTCACCCTGACGTTCGCCGTCGTCGTGCGGCTGCTGCTCGCCGATCAGCTCGCCGAGGCGCTAGCGGCGCTGTAG
- a CDS encoding ferritin-like domain-containing protein, with protein MTSDRVVDLLKRAYSDEIETVMNYQTNAIVLDGIHAEEVKASLQTDIQEELGHAEEIGQRLKQLEARPPGSAEFTAHQDSLQPPEDSTDVLAVIDGVLDAESDAIETYHDLIDAAEDADDPLTEDLAVTLLADEEAHRTEFRGFRKEYADE; from the coding sequence ATGACCTCAGACCGCGTCGTCGACCTGCTGAAACGCGCCTACAGCGACGAGATCGAGACCGTGATGAACTACCAGACGAACGCGATCGTCCTCGACGGCATCCACGCCGAAGAGGTCAAAGCGAGCCTGCAGACCGACATTCAGGAGGAGCTGGGCCACGCCGAGGAGATCGGTCAGCGACTCAAGCAGCTGGAGGCTCGCCCTCCGGGCTCGGCGGAGTTCACCGCGCACCAGGACAGCCTCCAGCCGCCCGAGGACTCGACGGACGTGCTCGCCGTCATCGACGGCGTCCTCGACGCCGAGTCCGACGCCATCGAGACCTACCACGACCTCATCGACGCCGCCGAGGACGCCGACGACCCGCTCACCGAGGACCTGGCGGTGACCCTGCTCGCCGACGAGGAGGCCCACCGCACCGAGTTCCGCGGCTTCCGCAAGGAGTACGCCGACGAGTAG
- a CDS encoding electron transfer flavoprotein subunit beta/FixA family protein has product MKVLVTVTDVAVVDDEFEIDGLDVDERYLTYELNEWDDYAVEEAVRIAEDGEDVEVVTVTVGPERSEETIRKALAKGADRAVRVWDDAIAGRELLDAETKAELLAAVAREEEPDLVLSGVQSGDDSFAATGVTLAEKLGEEWAAVVNQLDLDADAGVASVHRELEGGVEELTDVELPAVLTIQTGINEPRYASLRGIRQAQNKPLDVQTLGDLGLDESALETPLRWTATYEPESEGEATVFEGGADETAGELAAVLREEGVGQ; this is encoded by the coding sequence ATGAAGGTCCTCGTCACAGTCACGGACGTGGCGGTCGTCGACGACGAGTTCGAGATCGACGGACTCGACGTCGACGAGCGGTATCTCACCTACGAACTCAACGAGTGGGACGACTACGCCGTCGAGGAGGCCGTCCGGATCGCCGAAGACGGCGAGGACGTGGAGGTCGTCACCGTCACCGTCGGCCCGGAACGCTCCGAGGAGACGATCCGGAAGGCGCTGGCGAAGGGCGCCGACCGCGCGGTCCGGGTCTGGGACGACGCCATCGCCGGGCGCGAGCTGCTCGACGCCGAGACCAAAGCCGAGCTGCTGGCGGCGGTCGCCCGCGAGGAGGAGCCCGACCTAGTCCTCTCGGGCGTCCAGAGCGGCGACGACAGCTTCGCCGCGACCGGCGTCACGCTCGCCGAGAAGCTCGGCGAGGAGTGGGCGGCGGTCGTCAACCAGCTGGACCTCGACGCCGACGCGGGCGTCGCCTCGGTCCACCGCGAGCTGGAGGGCGGCGTCGAGGAGCTGACCGACGTGGAGCTGCCCGCCGTCCTGACCATCCAGACGGGGATCAACGAGCCGCGCTACGCCAGCCTGCGGGGCATCCGCCAGGCCCAGAACAAGCCCCTCGACGTGCAGACGCTCGGCGACCTGGGTCTCGACGAGAGCGCGCTGGAGACGCCGCTGCGCTGGACGGCGACCTACGAACCGGAGAGCGAGGGCGAGGCGACCGTCTTCGAGGGCGGCGCCGACGAGACGGCGGGTGAACTCGCCGCCGTCCTCCGCGAGGAGGGGGTGGGTCAATGA
- a CDS encoding helix-turn-helix transcriptional regulator, with product MSPRSFAVVVTVLLLLPVGVVPAATLGDEVGASPADHAGMVDGNAAPHNGSIDPGEFEMRVEMAADGDARWRVKTVVSDSITTGDERRAFREFVDEFNRSESPLTLNSFVEAADNASGVTGREMTIRNVERHHALHDETGAVWVTFTWTNFGRTSGDLLAIDDAFNTSSGVWLSSLPAGDTLVVVPPSGYGISSAPTSGPAAASSLAGGVARWEGPQDFGQRGPWIVYSGDAASPTPTPTAGRPPTVTPTGTPGGPATGTGTSPGGPGSDGDGIAGALPFVVVAVVGGASAAVLVAYMRREDDGLGGLVGSGDEPDAGAAAADGAVADGETADTAVGGASPADDAATAGTGGAAGAAGSAAGAGGSTADADTDAERADEADDGIDEDLLSDEERVERLIERNGGRMKQAAIVQETGWSNAKVSQLLSAMDDDDRIDKLRIGRENLISFPDEDVTDLDSE from the coding sequence ATGTCCCCGCGGTCGTTCGCCGTCGTCGTCACCGTACTCCTCCTCCTCCCGGTCGGGGTCGTCCCAGCCGCGACGCTCGGGGACGAGGTGGGCGCGAGCCCGGCGGACCACGCCGGAATGGTCGACGGGAACGCCGCCCCGCACAACGGCTCAATCGACCCGGGAGAGTTCGAGATGCGGGTCGAGATGGCCGCCGATGGCGACGCGCGGTGGCGCGTGAAGACCGTCGTGTCGGACTCGATCACGACAGGCGACGAGCGGCGGGCGTTCCGCGAGTTCGTCGACGAGTTCAACCGGAGCGAGTCGCCGCTCACCTTGAACTCGTTCGTGGAGGCCGCGGACAACGCCAGCGGCGTGACCGGTCGGGAGATGACGATCCGGAACGTCGAGCGCCACCACGCGCTGCACGACGAGACCGGCGCCGTCTGGGTCACGTTCACGTGGACGAACTTCGGGCGGACGAGCGGCGACCTGCTCGCCATCGACGACGCGTTCAACACCTCCTCGGGCGTGTGGCTCTCGTCGCTGCCGGCGGGCGATACGCTGGTCGTCGTCCCGCCGAGCGGGTACGGTATCAGCAGCGCGCCGACGAGCGGCCCCGCCGCGGCGTCGAGTCTCGCGGGCGGTGTCGCCAGGTGGGAGGGGCCACAGGACTTCGGCCAGCGCGGGCCGTGGATCGTCTACTCCGGCGACGCGGCGTCCCCGACACCGACGCCCACGGCCGGACGACCGCCGACGGTGACGCCGACCGGCACCCCCGGCGGCCCCGCGACGGGCACGGGAACGTCACCCGGTGGCCCCGGCAGTGACGGCGACGGCATCGCGGGCGCGCTGCCGTTCGTGGTCGTCGCCGTCGTCGGCGGGGCGAGCGCCGCCGTGCTCGTCGCGTACATGCGTCGCGAGGACGACGGGCTGGGCGGACTCGTCGGCTCCGGCGACGAGCCCGACGCCGGCGCGGCGGCCGCCGACGGCGCCGTGGCGGACGGCGAGACGGCCGATACCGCCGTCGGCGGCGCATCACCGGCCGACGACGCGGCCACCGCCGGTACCGGCGGTGCCGCGGGGGCCGCCGGGAGTGCCGCGGGCGCCGGCGGGTCGACCGCCGACGCCGACACCGACGCGGAGAGGGCCGACGAAGCCGACGACGGCATCGACGAGGACCTGCTCAGCGACGAGGAGCGCGTCGAGCGGTTGATCGAGCGCAACGGCGGCCGGATGAAGCAGGCGGCCATCGTCCAGGAGACGGGCTGGTCGAACGCGAAGGTCTCGCAGTTGCTCTCGGCGATGGACGACGACGACCGGATCGACAAACTCCGTATCGGCCGGGAGAACCTCATCTCGTTCCCCGACGAGGACGTGACCGATCTCGACTCCGAGTAG